A window of the Terriglobia bacterium genome harbors these coding sequences:
- a CDS encoding tetratricopeptide repeat protein, producing the protein MRKQKHFAKGQTYYDGGKYSEALIEFGNAVQIDPEFAEAHYYLARCFLRTGQYPLAVRELGRTLEIQPRNWKAHIDTGNLMLAAGELSGARDNAEVVLDNVPDDVDARVLLAKVHAARGDTDRAMTEMQKAVLIDPNRADSYIDLALIEQGAKPAQAEQDFKKGLELNPKSLIGAVAIAGFYQQQRRLDEAERAYLYVLRLQPENVVVRNALVRVFLSSGRRDAAEQLLVEAKSSFPKDPRMYSLLGDFYVQLGVLDRAMFEFASLLHQHPHDLNVKKKYIWLLIEHKRLPEATRLNDEILAQSANDRDALVLRAQILLAGSQVQPALEILRDLAHNQPAEPNVHYQLGYTLRMAGDLDSAEHEMYEALRLDPSMVQAQQQLAEMALSRGNPDLLLKFAEALIAAQPWDGRWYVYRAEAGLIRDRTAQAENDLNLAMRLMPHTPAPVYMFAQLRLNQGKLAEAEALFNRVLELDPGYGPALQSLTQMYLRRRQPEKAIAFLDARIANSGGSSLLHLLRGSVLLTTGRYDDAALALQRAIELDNRNTDAYVLLAQLNGVRSSIPQAIAVCERSIQANPKDVRPYVLLGSLEEARGNWQRAEDVYRKALQVQPDHPVAANNLAYLMVEHSENLDVAASLAQTAHRAMPDSPAAADTLGWAYYRKGAYSLAVDLLQEALKRSPNEPVFHYHLGLAYYAAHDPENARIHLRRALELNPKSAEAEEIKKVLKSLDHA; encoded by the coding sequence GTGCGCAAGCAGAAGCACTTTGCGAAAGGCCAGACGTACTACGACGGGGGAAAGTATTCCGAAGCGCTGATCGAGTTCGGCAACGCCGTGCAGATCGATCCGGAATTCGCCGAAGCTCACTATTACCTGGCCCGCTGCTTCCTGCGTACCGGGCAGTACCCCTTGGCTGTGCGAGAACTCGGCCGCACCCTTGAGATCCAGCCCAGGAACTGGAAGGCACACATCGATACCGGCAATCTGATGTTGGCGGCCGGTGAACTGAGCGGCGCGCGCGACAACGCCGAGGTCGTTCTTGACAACGTTCCCGACGATGTCGACGCCCGCGTCCTGCTCGCCAAGGTCCATGCCGCGCGCGGCGATACGGACCGCGCCATGACCGAGATGCAAAAGGCCGTTCTCATCGATCCCAACCGCGCTGACTCTTACATTGACCTGGCCCTGATCGAACAGGGCGCTAAGCCGGCCCAAGCCGAGCAAGACTTCAAGAAAGGATTGGAGCTCAATCCCAAGTCGTTGATCGGAGCCGTGGCCATCGCCGGTTTTTACCAGCAACAGCGCCGCCTCGACGAGGCCGAACGGGCTTACCTGTACGTCCTGCGGCTCCAGCCGGAGAACGTCGTGGTGCGGAACGCTTTGGTGCGGGTGTTCCTGAGCTCGGGGCGCCGCGACGCGGCCGAACAGCTTCTCGTCGAAGCGAAATCCAGCTTTCCCAAAGATCCCAGGATGTACTCCTTGCTGGGAGATTTCTATGTCCAGCTCGGTGTGCTCGACCGAGCCATGTTCGAGTTCGCATCCCTGCTGCACCAACACCCGCACGATCTGAACGTCAAGAAGAAATACATCTGGCTTCTCATCGAGCATAAGCGGCTTCCGGAAGCCACCCGCCTCAACGATGAGATCCTGGCCCAGTCGGCCAACGACCGGGATGCCTTGGTCCTGCGAGCCCAGATTCTCCTGGCGGGGAGCCAGGTGCAGCCCGCCTTGGAGATCCTTCGCGATCTGGCTCACAACCAACCCGCAGAACCGAACGTCCACTATCAGCTCGGGTACACCCTTCGTATGGCCGGTGATCTCGACAGCGCCGAGCATGAGATGTATGAGGCGCTCCGGCTGGATCCCTCTATGGTGCAAGCCCAGCAGCAGCTGGCGGAGATGGCCCTGAGTCGCGGGAATCCCGACCTGCTCTTAAAGTTCGCCGAGGCTCTCATCGCTGCACAGCCTTGGGATGGCCGCTGGTATGTGTACCGCGCGGAGGCGGGGTTGATCCGCGACCGCACCGCTCAGGCGGAAAACGACCTCAACCTGGCCATGCGCCTCATGCCGCACACTCCCGCGCCGGTTTACATGTTCGCGCAGCTGCGGTTGAACCAGGGGAAGCTGGCCGAAGCGGAGGCGCTCTTCAACCGTGTCTTGGAACTCGATCCCGGGTACGGACCGGCATTGCAGTCGCTGACCCAAATGTACCTCCGCCGGCGGCAGCCCGAAAAAGCGATTGCGTTTCTGGATGCGCGGATCGCGAACTCCGGCGGCAGCAGTCTCCTCCACCTCCTGCGAGGCTCCGTCCTGTTGACCACGGGCCGCTACGACGACGCGGCGCTCGCCTTACAGCGCGCCATCGAACTGGACAATCGCAACACGGATGCTTATGTGCTGCTTGCCCAATTGAACGGTGTGCGCTCCTCCATCCCGCAAGCCATCGCCGTGTGTGAGCGATCCATCCAGGCCAATCCCAAGGATGTGCGTCCCTACGTGCTTTTGGGCAGCCTGGAGGAAGCTCGCGGAAACTGGCAACGGGCCGAGGACGTGTATCGCAAAGCCCTTCAGGTGCAGCCCGACCATCCCGTCGCCGCCAACAATTTGGCCTATTTGATGGTGGAACACAGCGAGAATCTCGACGTCGCCGCCTCTTTGGCCCAGACCGCCCACCGGGCCATGCCGGACTCTCCGGCCGCCGCGGACACATTAGGCTGGGCTTATTATCGAAAGGGTGCCTACTCGCTCGCTGTTGACTTGCTGCAAGAGGCCCTCAAGCGTTCGCCCAACGAGCCGGTCTTTCATTACCACCTAGGCTTGGCCTACTATGCGGCGCACGACCCCGAGAACGCGCGGATCCACTTACGCCGGGCCTTGGAGCTGAATCCGAAGTCCGCTGAAGCTGAGGAGATCAAGAAGGTGCTCAAAAGTCTCGATCACGCCTAG
- a CDS encoding tetratricopeptide repeat protein encodes MRSSRSLLSWLLAALLLLSLAGCSRDPVVRKRRHFQKAESYFQQGKYPEAIIEYASALQIDKEYAEAHYGVARCYMKLGAYSAAYVELARTVELQPENQEAHVQAGILLLANGNFDEARKHAEFVLQPNPNQVDARVLLADVYAALGQMYDAFREMDKAIKADPNRPSSYLNLAILQGSAGQTGPAEENFKKAMAMDPNSIAAVMATGEFFEQLRRGPEAEALYRHAMTLDPKDPRPRAALVRIFLAQGKVAQAEQFLQQAVKDRNDLESMRQLADFYLGIGDLARATFQYAAVHQRYPKDLLAKKYYVQLLIFSRRLLEAEKLNDEILVRNVRDSEALLMRAQIFLAQDKAQDAADLLDKLILVEPENALAHHYLGIALDKLGNRTRAESEWREAARLRPGLLEAQQMLVQLALQSQNYELLDQSVTQLINARPSTPRWYVYRAMAEMQRSNLSAAEGDLTRAIQIGPQSPMAYSKMGLLRRKQDRFKEAEQFFEKALDRDPAYFESLQGLADLYMDQKKPDAALARVKAQVAKLPNNTHFNYLLGSLYLRLGERIQAESAFKNAVAADGGNVDALVVLAQLFYERGAVESASGCYEQAIRTHPNDPRAYVLLGSIREFRGDLDRARELYQKALRVRPDYPMAANNLAYLMLEHGDNLDIAASLAQVAHKGMPESPAAADTLGWAYCKKGAYTLAIDLLEDALRRSPNDAAFHYHLALAYLGAHERDRARTHFQKVLQLNPNDAHAEQIQQALKKLERG; translated from the coding sequence ATGAGGAGTTCTCGGTCACTGCTGTCCTGGTTGTTGGCGGCCCTTCTCCTTTTGTCTCTCGCGGGCTGCAGCCGGGACCCGGTCGTCCGCAAGCGACGGCACTTCCAGAAGGCGGAATCCTACTTCCAGCAGGGCAAGTACCCGGAAGCGATCATCGAATACGCCAGCGCTCTTCAGATCGACAAGGAATATGCCGAGGCCCACTACGGTGTGGCCCGCTGCTACATGAAACTAGGGGCCTACTCCGCGGCCTACGTGGAATTGGCACGCACGGTAGAGCTCCAGCCCGAAAATCAGGAGGCGCACGTTCAAGCGGGAATCTTGCTGCTTGCCAACGGGAACTTTGATGAGGCCCGCAAGCACGCCGAATTCGTGCTCCAGCCTAATCCCAATCAGGTCGACGCCCGCGTTCTTCTGGCCGACGTGTATGCGGCGCTTGGCCAGATGTACGACGCCTTTCGCGAGATGGACAAGGCCATCAAGGCGGATCCAAATCGTCCCTCCTCCTATCTCAACCTCGCGATTCTTCAGGGAAGCGCTGGCCAAACTGGCCCCGCCGAAGAGAATTTCAAGAAGGCCATGGCCATGGATCCGAATTCCATCGCGGCGGTCATGGCCACAGGAGAGTTCTTCGAGCAACTTCGCCGCGGTCCGGAAGCGGAAGCTCTCTATCGCCATGCCATGACTCTCGATCCCAAGGATCCGCGCCCGCGCGCGGCCCTGGTTCGCATCTTTCTCGCCCAAGGTAAGGTCGCGCAGGCGGAACAGTTCCTTCAACAGGCGGTCAAGGATCGGAATGACTTGGAGAGCATGCGGCAGCTGGCCGATTTCTACCTCGGGATCGGCGACCTGGCGCGCGCCACCTTCCAGTATGCCGCCGTCCACCAAAGGTATCCCAAGGACCTGCTTGCAAAGAAATACTACGTGCAGCTGCTGATCTTCAGCCGCCGGCTCCTGGAAGCCGAGAAGCTCAACGACGAGATCCTCGTCAGGAATGTTCGCGATAGCGAGGCCTTGTTGATGCGTGCACAAATCTTCCTCGCCCAGGACAAGGCCCAGGACGCAGCCGACCTGCTCGATAAGCTCATCCTGGTGGAGCCGGAAAATGCCTTGGCGCACCACTATCTGGGCATAGCGCTCGACAAGCTCGGCAATCGCACCCGCGCCGAGAGCGAGTGGAGAGAAGCGGCCCGCCTGCGCCCTGGCCTGCTCGAAGCCCAGCAAATGCTCGTCCAGCTCGCTCTCCAATCGCAGAACTACGAGCTGCTCGACCAGAGCGTCACGCAATTGATCAATGCGCGTCCCTCCACCCCCCGCTGGTACGTCTACCGCGCCATGGCGGAGATGCAACGCAGCAACCTCTCCGCCGCGGAAGGAGACCTGACGCGCGCCATCCAGATCGGCCCACAAAGCCCGATGGCGTACTCCAAGATGGGCCTGCTGCGGCGCAAACAGGACCGCTTCAAGGAGGCTGAGCAGTTCTTCGAGAAGGCGCTCGACCGCGATCCTGCGTACTTCGAGTCCCTGCAAGGCCTGGCCGACCTCTACATGGACCAGAAGAAGCCCGATGCCGCGCTGGCGCGCGTGAAGGCGCAGGTCGCCAAGCTTCCCAACAATACTCATTTCAATTACCTGCTCGGCAGCCTCTACCTTCGCCTGGGCGAGAGGATCCAAGCCGAGTCGGCATTCAAGAACGCAGTCGCGGCCGATGGGGGCAACGTGGACGCCCTCGTCGTCCTGGCGCAGCTTTTCTACGAAAGAGGTGCTGTGGAAAGCGCCAGCGGCTGCTACGAGCAGGCCATCCGCACCCATCCCAACGATCCGCGCGCCTATGTGCTGCTGGGTTCGATCCGGGAGTTCAGGGGCGATCTTGACCGCGCCCGCGAGTTGTACCAGAAGGCCTTGCGCGTGCGGCCGGATTATCCCATGGCCGCTAACAATCTCGCCTACCTGATGCTGGAGCACGGCGACAACCTGGACATCGCCGCCTCGCTCGCTCAGGTGGCCCACAAAGGCATGCCCGAATCGCCGGCCGCGGCCGATACCCTGGGCTGGGCCTACTGTAAGAAGGGCGCCTACACGCTGGCCATCGACCTGCTCGAAGACGCGCTAAGAAGGTCGCCCAACGATGCCGCGTTTCACTATCACCTCGCTCTGGCTTATCTGGGTGCCCACGAGCGCGACCGCGCCCGCACCCATTTCCAAAAGGTTTTGCAACTGAATCCCAACGACGCCCACGCAGAGCAGATCCAGCAGGCTCTGAAGAAACTGGAGCGCGGATAG
- a CDS encoding PEP-CTERM sorting domain-containing protein, with amino-acid sequence MRKIGVLLAILVAAGAFNAPAFASTIGPSCGSCNGASYTLSYSYVSQGGSTDVVNVTLSINTSTMTAATLGMTPVQFASAGPIHLDNVAIKINSSILSSTLIQAPVGNWSLMPGGLNAGGCSGSGAGWSCALSATVGGAPVIGSGTPLVWVFHLTIPHGSLATALNGASIKARYVDKHGNKVGSLLSENITDSQHLPPPQVPEPGTMVLFGSGLLGLATVVRGRLRL; translated from the coding sequence ATGCGTAAGATCGGCGTTTTGCTGGCGATCCTCGTGGCTGCCGGAGCTTTCAACGCCCCGGCGTTCGCGAGCACCATTGGGCCCAGCTGTGGCAGCTGTAACGGCGCTTCCTACACACTCAGTTACAGCTACGTGAGCCAGGGTGGGAGCACGGATGTCGTGAATGTCACCCTCAGCATAAACACCAGCACCATGACCGCCGCCACCTTGGGCATGACCCCCGTGCAGTTCGCCAGTGCCGGGCCTATTCACCTCGACAATGTCGCAATAAAGATCAACAGCTCAATCCTGAGCTCGACGCTGATCCAGGCTCCGGTGGGCAACTGGAGTTTGATGCCGGGAGGCCTCAACGCGGGTGGATGCTCGGGATCCGGGGCCGGTTGGTCATGCGCGCTCTCCGCGACCGTAGGTGGGGCGCCGGTGATTGGAAGCGGTACGCCTCTAGTCTGGGTTTTCCATTTAACGATTCCGCACGGCTCTCTCGCGACTGCTCTCAACGGGGCCAGCATCAAGGCGCGCTACGTCGACAAACACGGGAATAAGGTCGGGTCGCTGCTCTCCGAGAACATCACTGACAGCCAGCACCTGCCCCCGCCCCAGGTCCCCGAACCCGGCACCATGGTGCTGTTCGGCAGCGGATTGCTCGGCCTGGCGACCGTTGTTCGAGGTCGGCTGCGACTGTAG
- a CDS encoding EpsI family protein: MRLTPSAVLRFAVPAALLLAAALFLHARSRPEPQAAHLPIRDFPRELGGWSSKDIEIAPEVREILGPGDFLSRIYMRPDQPYVDLFVAYFPTQRTGNSIHSPKNCLPGSGWAPTESSQLQITGPGGAPVTVNRYIISKGLDRELVLYWYQAHARVVASEYWAKYFLVADSIRMNRSDGSLVRVITPIAPHDSPESAQQRAVEFAQSALGQLDSFIPR; the protein is encoded by the coding sequence ATGAGACTGACTCCCTCTGCCGTGCTTAGGTTCGCTGTGCCGGCGGCCCTGCTGCTGGCTGCGGCGCTGTTCCTCCACGCCCGCAGTCGTCCGGAACCCCAGGCTGCGCATCTTCCGATCCGTGACTTTCCCCGCGAACTTGGCGGCTGGTCGAGCAAGGACATAGAGATCGCGCCCGAGGTGCGCGAGATCCTCGGCCCGGGCGACTTTCTCTCCCGCATCTACATGCGCCCCGACCAGCCCTATGTCGATCTCTTCGTGGCGTACTTCCCCACCCAGCGCACAGGAAATTCCATTCACTCTCCGAAGAACTGTCTGCCTGGGTCCGGGTGGGCGCCGACCGAATCCAGCCAGCTCCAGATCACGGGCCCGGGCGGAGCGCCGGTCACCGTAAATCGCTACATCATCTCCAAGGGACTGGATAGGGAACTGGTCCTGTACTGGTATCAGGCGCACGCTCGCGTCGTGGCCAGCGAGTACTGGGCGAAATATTTTCTGGTTGCCGACTCGATCAGGATGAATCGCAGTGATGGCTCCCTCGTGCGCGTCATCACCCCCATCGCGCCCCACGACAGCCCCGAATCGGCACAGCAACGGGCGGTGGAATTTGCCCAGTCAGCCCTCGGCCAGCTCGACAGCTTCATCCCGCGCTAG
- the xrt gene encoding exosortase: MNQAGEGVAARPAEQATTRSQARPLWIILAGAMLALVAVLYHGILATLALDWWNDPNFSHGFFVPAFSLFVLWQERAQLAKLEPRPSWWGSFFVAGALAMLIVGSLGAEFFLSRTSFIVLLGGLVIQFFGWQVFRAILFPWAVLFLMVPIPAIIFNQITFPLQLFASRLATVLLTLLGVPVLREGNVIQLPIMSLEVAEACSGIRSLVSLTTLAVIYGYFIETRTSRRVWMAVFAVPIAVAANAMRVMGTGLVAQYWDPSKAEGFFHEFSGWFIFILSLGMLLLVHRAMRLFDRAARVSSQ, from the coding sequence ATGAACCAAGCTGGGGAAGGTGTAGCCGCACGTCCTGCGGAGCAGGCGACCACGCGTTCACAAGCACGACCGCTGTGGATCATCCTTGCGGGGGCCATGCTCGCTCTGGTGGCCGTCTTATATCACGGCATCCTTGCCACCTTGGCTCTCGACTGGTGGAACGACCCAAACTTCTCCCACGGCTTTTTCGTCCCCGCATTCTCGCTGTTCGTGCTCTGGCAGGAACGTGCGCAGCTGGCGAAGCTCGAACCCCGGCCGTCGTGGTGGGGCAGCTTCTTCGTCGCTGGGGCGCTGGCCATGCTGATCGTCGGATCGCTCGGCGCCGAGTTCTTCCTGTCGCGCACCTCGTTCATCGTGCTGTTGGGCGGATTGGTGATCCAATTCTTCGGCTGGCAGGTGTTTCGCGCCATCTTGTTTCCCTGGGCAGTGCTCTTCCTGATGGTTCCCATCCCCGCCATCATCTTCAACCAGATCACGTTCCCCCTGCAGTTATTCGCCTCGCGGCTGGCGACCGTCCTGCTCACGCTGCTCGGCGTGCCCGTTCTGCGCGAAGGTAACGTCATCCAACTTCCGATCATGTCCCTGGAAGTGGCCGAGGCTTGCAGCGGGATCCGTTCTTTGGTGTCGCTGACCACCCTGGCCGTCATCTACGGCTACTTCATCGAGACGCGCACGTCGCGCCGCGTCTGGATGGCTGTTTTCGCGGTTCCCATAGCCGTGGCGGCCAATGCCATGCGGGTCATGGGCACGGGCTTGGTGGCGCAATACTGGGATCCCAGCAAGGCTGAAGGCTTCTTCCACGAGTTCTCTGGTTGGTTCATCTTCATCCTCTCTCTGGGCATGCTGTTGCTGGTGCATCGTGCGATGCGATTGTTCGACCGCGCAGCAAGAGTGAGTTCGCAATGA
- a CDS encoding sigma 54-interacting transcriptional regulator — protein MESKAPDPMGGNRTASLPSNGDHHFVPSTTPAMRALERTMADIAATDMPVLVIGESGTGKGAIAYRIHQLSRRRNQPFVKMNCAALSGDFLNGPFSNGSTPSVHETTLFLDEIGELDAALQSKLVYALPDGDLDEGEQCLGARIISATQRNLEKEMRGGRFREDLYFRLSGVCLRLPLLRQRKEDIPALAEHFLTKYAALFSRRKPDLTPQTLHILLEHTWPGNIRELEHAMQKVVALGDERVALADLRGTKAHEPSPGIELEGMSLKEAARAASRQAERELILKVLSRTRWNRKRAAQELQISYKALLYKLKQIGVDSAG, from the coding sequence ATGGAATCGAAGGCTCCGGATCCGATGGGCGGAAACCGCACGGCTTCCCTGCCCTCCAACGGAGACCATCATTTCGTGCCCAGCACGACCCCGGCGATGCGGGCGCTGGAGCGGACCATGGCAGACATCGCCGCCACCGACATGCCAGTGCTCGTGATCGGAGAGAGTGGGACGGGCAAGGGTGCAATCGCCTATCGCATCCACCAACTCTCGCGACGCCGCAACCAGCCCTTCGTGAAGATGAATTGCGCGGCGCTGTCGGGCGACTTCCTGAACGGCCCGTTCTCCAACGGCAGCACACCCAGCGTGCACGAAACCACCCTCTTCCTGGACGAGATCGGCGAATTGGACGCGGCGCTGCAGTCGAAGCTGGTGTACGCGCTGCCCGATGGAGATCTGGACGAGGGCGAGCAGTGCCTGGGAGCACGCATCATCTCGGCCACGCAGCGCAACCTGGAAAAGGAGATGCGTGGGGGACGGTTCCGCGAAGATCTCTACTTCCGGCTGAGCGGCGTCTGCCTGCGACTTCCCCTGCTGCGCCAGCGGAAGGAAGACATTCCTGCGCTGGCGGAACACTTCCTGACCAAGTACGCCGCGCTGTTCAGCCGCCGTAAACCCGACCTGACGCCCCAGACGCTGCACATCCTGCTGGAGCACACCTGGCCGGGAAACATCCGCGAACTCGAGCACGCCATGCAGAAAGTAGTGGCGCTGGGGGACGAGCGGGTGGCGCTGGCCGATCTGCGCGGGACGAAGGCGCACGAGCCGAGCCCTGGAATCGAGTTGGAAGGGATGTCGCTGAAGGAGGCGGCGCGCGCCGCCTCACGCCAGGCGGAACGGGAGCTGATCCTGAAGGTGCTGTCGCGTACCCGGTGGAACCGCAAGCGGGCCGCCCAGGAGCTCCAGATCAGCTACAAGGCGCTGCTGTACAAGTTGAAACAGATCGGAGTGGATTCGGCTGGATAG
- a CDS encoding polysaccharide biosynthesis/export family protein, with protein MNKRIALAFMTMLLLSFAVVAQEKEQKKAGQKEAEVTEQKPAPAPEPASEEYVIGPEDVLHINVWKEPELSGQVAVRPDGKISLALLNDLQAAGCTPLKLAADIGEKLKQYVTDPRVTVTVAQMNSRRIFIMGEVGRAGAFPMLPNMTLMQAFSSAGGFSPFAKIKKIYMLRTENGKQTKMPINYKALISGSAPELNIRLKPGDTIVVP; from the coding sequence ATGAACAAGAGGATCGCGCTTGCATTCATGACCATGCTGCTGTTGAGCTTTGCGGTGGTCGCCCAGGAAAAGGAGCAGAAGAAAGCGGGCCAGAAAGAGGCGGAGGTCACAGAGCAGAAGCCCGCGCCAGCGCCGGAGCCGGCATCCGAGGAGTATGTCATCGGCCCGGAAGACGTGCTGCATATCAACGTTTGGAAAGAACCGGAGCTGTCGGGACAAGTCGCGGTCCGCCCCGATGGAAAGATCTCGTTGGCGCTTCTGAACGATCTGCAGGCCGCCGGCTGTACGCCCTTGAAGCTCGCTGCCGACATCGGCGAGAAGCTCAAGCAGTACGTGACCGACCCGCGGGTGACGGTGACGGTGGCGCAGATGAACAGCCGGCGCATCTTCATCATGGGCGAGGTAGGACGGGCAGGGGCATTTCCCATGCTGCCCAACATGACCCTGATGCAGGCGTTTTCCAGCGCCGGCGGGTTCTCGCCTTTCGCCAAGATCAAGAAGATCTACATGCTGCGCACCGAAAACGGCAAGCAGACCAAGATGCCAATCAACTACAAGGCGCTGATCAGCGGGAGCGCGCCGGAACTGAACATCCGGCTAAAACCAGGTGACACCATCGTCGTCCCGTAG
- a CDS encoding lipopolysaccharide biosynthesis protein has translation MSVEDYLAMLRRRVWWIIVPVLVAPLLALGVTFLLPNRYTSRTLVLIEQQKVPEKYVNAMGNEDLGERLATMQEQILSRTRLQPIIERFGLYKEDVNKMPMEELVERMRRSIAVAAVKADFQNARGGQGLPGFYISFTVDNPRLAQQVCAEITSMFMSENLKAREQSAQGTTEFLAKQLEDAKRKLDDLDSKLAVFKGKNLGRLPGQEGSNMGILMSLNTQLDATTQALNRAQQDRTYAETLLSQQMAAWEATGDAAGGPVTLQQQLAAAQANLNLLETHYTTDHPDVIKARQTVDELKKKLDATDDAPKTDAKPKKSNRLEPQNVAQLRTTLHALDQEIAGRKQQQLRLQKQISEYQAKVSSAPMIEEEAKSLMRDYQTALGFYNELLAKKTQSEMTGDMERRQQGENFRVMDPANLPEKPSFPDRVMFTSGGAIAGLGLGLGLAFLMELRDKSLRSEQDIEFYLELPTLAQVPTVGQNIPVNGDRRHWWQRKKKKETEAEVAAAAAKSDVQVEHGVEA, from the coding sequence ATGAGCGTCGAAGATTACCTGGCGATGCTGCGGCGGCGTGTGTGGTGGATCATCGTGCCGGTTCTGGTGGCGCCGCTGCTGGCCCTGGGTGTCACCTTCCTGCTTCCCAACCGCTACACCTCGCGCACGCTGGTGCTGATCGAACAGCAGAAGGTGCCCGAGAAGTACGTCAACGCGATGGGCAATGAAGACCTGGGAGAGCGGCTGGCGACGATGCAGGAACAGATCCTGAGCCGCACCCGGCTGCAGCCGATCATCGAGCGCTTCGGCCTCTACAAAGAGGACGTCAACAAGATGCCGATGGAGGAGCTGGTCGAGCGGATGCGGAGGAGCATCGCGGTGGCAGCGGTCAAGGCTGATTTCCAGAACGCCCGTGGAGGACAGGGTCTTCCCGGCTTCTACATCTCGTTCACGGTCGACAACCCACGCCTAGCCCAGCAGGTCTGCGCGGAAATCACTTCGATGTTCATGTCGGAGAACCTCAAAGCGCGGGAGCAGAGCGCGCAAGGGACGACCGAGTTCCTGGCAAAACAACTGGAGGACGCTAAACGCAAGCTTGACGACCTGGACTCAAAGCTGGCGGTCTTTAAGGGGAAGAATCTGGGCCGGCTGCCGGGACAAGAGGGGAGCAACATGGGCATTTTGATGTCGCTCAACACTCAGCTGGACGCAACCACCCAGGCGCTCAATCGTGCGCAGCAGGACCGGACCTACGCCGAGACCCTGCTGTCGCAGCAGATGGCAGCGTGGGAAGCGACCGGCGATGCCGCCGGAGGGCCGGTGACCCTGCAGCAACAGCTTGCGGCTGCCCAGGCGAACCTCAACCTCCTTGAGACGCACTACACGACTGATCATCCGGATGTCATCAAGGCGCGCCAGACTGTGGACGAGCTCAAGAAGAAGCTCGACGCCACAGACGATGCGCCCAAGACCGATGCCAAGCCGAAGAAATCCAATCGGCTCGAGCCTCAGAACGTCGCGCAGCTTCGGACGACGCTGCATGCGCTGGACCAGGAGATCGCCGGACGCAAGCAGCAGCAACTGCGACTGCAGAAGCAAATCTCCGAGTACCAAGCCAAGGTGTCGTCGGCACCGATGATCGAAGAAGAAGCCAAGAGCCTGATGCGCGACTACCAGACTGCACTCGGCTTCTACAACGAACTGCTGGCAAAGAAGACGCAGTCGGAGATGACGGGCGACATGGAGCGCCGGCAACAGGGCGAGAACTTCCGCGTCATGGACCCGGCAAACCTGCCGGAAAAACCAAGCTTCCCGGACCGGGTGATGTTCACCTCGGGAGGCGCGATCGCGGGATTGGGCCTGGGGCTGGGGCTGGCCTTCCTGATGGAGCTGCGCGACAAGTCGCTGCGCAGCGAGCAGGACATCGAGTTCTACCTCGAGCTGCCAACGCTGGCGCAGGTGCCTACGGTAGGCCAGAACATCCCGGTCAACGGCGACAGGCGCCACTGGTGGCAGCGAAAGAAGAAGAAAGAGACAGAGGCTGAGGTGGCCGCCGCCGCGGCCAAGAGCGACGTCCAGGTGGAGCACGGAGTCGAGGCCTAG
- a CDS encoding AAA family ATPase codes for MYKNFFGLRANPFNVNPDPRYLYLTRATHEALACLTYGIQSRKGFVLLTGEVGTGKTTLLNKLLDWLHRQRVSTAFIFNPRLNVTQFFDFMMADFGIPCESQLKSQVLLKLNHWLLERYRVGETAVLVVDEAQNLSPQVLEEIRLLTNLETTSEKLLQIVLCGQPELEMKLRRPELRQLRQRITLRCKTHPLTDEETSQYVAQRLKIAGSNGHVIFTPDAVDTIQRYSRGIPRVINLLCEHTLISAFVDQQKQIKGDRVEEVAKEFELDVVDPTAPGGEDLGLKEAVQSLHEAAERLREVQAQAAAVPRKGTYEPNS; via the coding sequence ATGTACAAGAACTTTTTTGGCCTGCGGGCCAACCCGTTCAACGTGAATCCCGACCCGCGTTACCTGTACCTGACGCGGGCCACGCACGAGGCCCTGGCCTGCCTGACCTACGGCATCCAGAGCCGCAAGGGGTTCGTGCTGCTGACGGGCGAAGTCGGGACGGGCAAGACGACGCTGCTGAACAAGCTGCTGGACTGGCTGCACCGGCAGCGGGTCTCGACGGCGTTCATCTTCAACCCGCGCCTGAACGTGACCCAGTTCTTCGACTTCATGATGGCGGACTTCGGCATCCCCTGCGAGTCTCAGCTCAAGAGCCAGGTACTGCTCAAGCTGAACCACTGGCTGCTGGAGCGCTACCGAGTCGGGGAAACGGCGGTGCTTGTGGTGGACGAAGCGCAAAACCTTTCGCCCCAGGTGCTAGAGGAGATCCGTCTGCTGACCAATCTGGAGACGACGTCGGAGAAACTCCTGCAGATCGTGCTGTGCGGCCAGCCCGAGCTGGAGATGAAACTGCGCCGCCCGGAGCTGCGGCAGCTGCGCCAGCGCATCACGTTGCGCTGCAAGACGCACCCGCTCACGGATGAAGAGACATCGCAATACGTCGCGCAGCGGCTGAAGATCGCGGGCTCGAACGGCCACGTGATCTTCACGCCCGACGCCGTGGACACGATCCAGAGGTACTCGCGGGGAATCCCGCGCGTCATCAACCTGCTCTGCGAGCACACGCTGATCAGCGCGTTCGTGGACCAGCAGAAACAGATCAAGGGCGACCGGGTGGAAGAGGTCGCCAAGGAATTCGAGTTGGATGTTGTGGATCCGACGGCGCCTGGGGGTGAGGACCTGGGCCTGAAGGAAGCCGTGCAGAGCCTGCATGAAGCGGCAGAACGCTTGCGGGAAGTACAGGCCCAGGCGGCAGCCGTACCCAGGAAAGGAACGTATGAGCCGAATTCATGA